In the genome of Nitrospira sp., the window AAGCAACTGGCCGAACCGTTCGTGGATACGCCTGCCGCGGTGATCCGCAGGCTGTTGATTGAAAAGGGAATCTTGAAATCCGAGCCCCCGAGGAGAAAAGCCCCGCCCCACAGCCTCCCTTCCGTTGAGAGAGCGCTCACTCCGCCCCTGACCCCGCAGGCGGTTTACGAGCAGTTCCTCCTCGCCACCCTGGCCCAGGACTTTGGCGGCCGCGGGGGCAAGCGCGAAGTCACGCAGGCCACCATCCAGAGGATGGTCAAGCAGGGCTTCATCAGCCATGCCGACCTGGAACTCGTGGCCACGGGCGAAACAAAGGCGGAGAACACCATCACGTGGGGCCGCAACGCGCTCAAGAACCGCGGGCTCATCGACCGCGGTTCGCGCCGGGGCGTCTGGGAACTCACCGAGGAAGGCATGGAAGCGGGGAAGGTCGTCGAGTTGCCCAAGGCGGAAAAGCGGTGAATCCTCCCCCGCGGATCTATTGAGCCGAATACGGCATTTCGTGGATTCCTGGCGCATCTTGGTAGAGTGATGTGTATCCGTAGGCCCTTGTGTTAGCTGACACGAGGCGGTTTGGCCGGAGTACTCGATGCGACGTAAGGATGTGCGGCGAAAATAAATTTCCTCGAAAGGGTGCGAATTTGAGACTTTGCTCAACGCCTCTTTTGCCAAATAGATCTAGTTAGCCGTCACCATGGCACTACTCAGTTTCGCAGAGGCACTGACGGACGCGCAGCGGTACAACCGACGCCATGCGCTCCTCGGCAATGGTTTCAGCATCGCTTGTCGCCCCAACATCTTCGCGTACGGGAAGCTGTTTGAGCAGGCGGACTTTTCGAAGATCTCCCCAACCGCGAAGAATGCGTTCGCGGCACTCGGCACGCAGGACTTCGAGAGAGTCATCAAGGCGCTCCGCGATGCCAGCAAGATTGTGTCCGCATACGGCGGACCGCCGGCGCTAGCGGCCGCTTTGAGCGCCGATGCGGACGGTCTTCGCGAACTGCTTGTCCAAACAATCGCGGCCAGTCATCCCGCCTGGCCTGGCGAGCTAACGGAGCACGAGTATGAGTCTTGCCGCGCATTTCTGGCCAACTTCCATACGGTCTACACGTTCAACTACGATCTGCTCCTGTACTGGGCCCACATGCATACGCCCGAGGGCGACGCTCCAAAGTCGGATGACGGATTCCGCACGTCTCAAGATGACTTTGATGCCGCATACGTTGTTTGGGAGCCCGATCAGAGTCACGAGCAGAACACGTGGTTCTTGCATGGTGCCCTCCATGTATTCGACTCCGGTACGGAAATCCAGAAGTACACGTGGAAGAACACCGGCGTCCGTCTGATCGATCAGATTCGCAGTGCACTCAGCAAGAACTACTTTCCGCTCTTCGTATCCGAGGGCACGAGCGCCGAGAAGTACGAACGGATTCGCCACAACGACTATCTCGCCAAAGCCTACAGAAGCTTCAGCTCAATCCAAGGCGCTCTCTTCATCTACGGTCACTCTCTGGCCGAGAGTGACGATCACTATCTCCGCTGCATTCAGCGAGGTAAGGTCGCGCACTTGTACGTCGGGCTCTACGGCGACCCAAACTCCGAAAACAATAAGTTCATTGCACGCCGCGCGAATCAGCTCTCGAACGGTCGTCGTGCGCGCAACCCTCTCAGCGTCAGCTACTTCGATGCGGCGACTGCCAAGGTATGGGGCAAGTGACGGCTAACCCTTCGTTGCACCCGACCTGCTACAGTGGGCTTCGCCCGCTTCCGCAGGCAGGTGAACTCAAAAGTTAGGCGGCCCTGATGGAGAATGACTAAGGCTATGGCGAAGACAGTATTACGAAACACCACACGCAAGCGACTCGGACGGTCTGGAAACTCAACGGAGGTGCCGCCCAAAGTGGAAAGCAAAGTAATGAATCGAAGCTTGAGCGCCGCCAAGGCAGCCAAGCAGGACGAGTTCTACACTCAATACGTCGACATCCAAAAGGAAGTCGAAGCGTACTTGGAATATGACGCCGATACCTTCCGCAATAAGGTCCTCTACTGCAACTGCGACGACCCGTTCGAGAGCAATTTCTTCAAGTACTTCGCCGCCAACTTCAACAAGCTCGGCCTCGAAAAGCTCATCACCACCAGCTACGACGGCTCCCCTATCGCGGGGCAGATGACGCTTTTCCCAGAGTACAACGAGGGGAACGGGAATCGTCAGAAACCCAAGGCCCTGGCCGTCATCCTGGACCGCGTGAAGGACGAGGACGGCAACGGCGCGGCCAATATCACGGACGTCGAAAAATTCCTCAAGCGCAACAAGGCCGCCCGCATCGCCCTCAAAGGCGACCCGGCCAAATACCCTGGCGGAGACTTCCGAAGCTCTGAGTGCGTCGCGTTCCTCAAACAAGCTGACATCGTCGTCACCAACCCGCCGTTCTCCCTGCTGCGCGAATATGTCACGCAGCTTGTCGAGCATGGGAAAAAGTTCCTCATCATCGC includes:
- a CDS encoding winged helix-turn-helix domain-containing protein, giving the protein MPTIRIDDEVFEGLKQLAEPFVDTPAAVIRRLLIEKGILKSEPPRRKAPPHSLPSVERALTPPLTPQAVYEQFLLATLAQDFGGRGGKREVTQATIQRMVKQGFISHADLELVATGETKAENTITWGRNALKNRGLIDRGSRRGVWELTEEGMEAGKVVELPKAEKR
- a CDS encoding DUF4917 family protein → MALLSFAEALTDAQRYNRRHALLGNGFSIACRPNIFAYGKLFEQADFSKISPTAKNAFAALGTQDFERVIKALRDASKIVSAYGGPPALAAALSADADGLRELLVQTIAASHPAWPGELTEHEYESCRAFLANFHTVYTFNYDLLLYWAHMHTPEGDAPKSDDGFRTSQDDFDAAYVVWEPDQSHEQNTWFLHGALHVFDSGTEIQKYTWKNTGVRLIDQIRSALSKNYFPLFVSEGTSAEKYERIRHNDYLAKAYRSFSSIQGALFIYGHSLAESDDHYLRCIQRGKVAHLYVGLYGDPNSENNKFIARRANQLSNGRRARNPLSVSYFDAATAKVWGK